One stretch of Muribaculum intestinale DNA includes these proteins:
- a CDS encoding N-acetylmuramidase family protein, which produces MNTLHKLIALAIAAIGSICNHADGARPPRVTHPDSLHLLPQNLWELPENPWSEARRNSIERLTDEDYREAADELGIETAAMKAVVAIEAGSTHRGFYAPGKPLINFDLAMFRRGARKRGINLATYTKKQPVVFSRPNIKRYGSYQAAQYARLNGAMAIDSITALENTFWGMFQIGGFNWRKCGAESIKDFVDRMSSSEHEQLELFVEFVKSQGLDKYLKKKDWAGFARRYNGPGYAKRRYHKRLASAYERYRKEEDKHK; this is translated from the coding sequence ATGAACACGCTACACAAGCTGATAGCCCTGGCCATAGCTGCAATAGGCTCTATATGCAATCATGCGGACGGCGCCCGTCCGCCACGGGTGACACATCCCGACTCGCTACATCTGCTGCCACAAAATCTATGGGAACTTCCGGAGAATCCTTGGTCGGAGGCCCGGCGCAACAGTATCGAACGTCTTACCGACGAGGACTACCGCGAGGCTGCCGACGAACTCGGCATCGAGACTGCCGCCATGAAAGCTGTCGTAGCAATCGAGGCCGGCTCAACCCACCGGGGATTTTATGCTCCGGGAAAGCCATTGATTAATTTCGATCTTGCAATGTTCAGACGCGGAGCACGGAAACGAGGCATCAATCTCGCTACATACACAAAAAAACAACCGGTGGTATTTTCTCGGCCCAACATAAAACGCTACGGTAGCTATCAGGCTGCACAGTATGCCCGGCTCAACGGCGCTATGGCCATAGACTCGATAACGGCGCTGGAAAACACGTTTTGGGGAATGTTTCAGATCGGGGGATTCAACTGGCGTAAATGTGGAGCCGAATCGATTAAGGATTTTGTCGACCGCATGTCATCAAGCGAGCATGAGCAACTCGAGCTCTTTGTCGAATTCGTAAAATCGCAAGGCCTTGACAAGTATCTCAAGAAGAAAGACTGGGCCGGATTTGCCCGCAGATACAATGGCCCCGGATACGCAAAACGGCGATACCATAAGCGGCTGGCGAGCGCATACGAAAGGTATCGCAAAGAGGAAGACAAACATAAGTGA
- a CDS encoding succinate dehydrogenase/fumarate reductase iron-sulfur subunit — protein sequence MANMTVNLKVWRQAGPKEKGEFRTYTVETDTDTSFLETLDILNEQLVNNHEEPIAFDHDCREGICGMCSLYINGHPHGPATGATTCQLYMRRFKDGETITVEPWRSAAFPVIKDLMVNRNAFDQIQQAGGYVSFNCGGAQDANNLPISKVNADMAMDSATCIGCGACVAACKNGSAMLFVSAKVSQFALLPQGQVERKRRARAMVMKMDELGFGNCTNTGACEAECPKCIKISNIARLNREFIKAKCAE from the coding sequence ATGGCAAATATGACTGTAAATCTCAAGGTCTGGCGTCAGGCCGGTCCTAAGGAAAAAGGTGAGTTCCGCACTTATACCGTGGAGACCGATACCGATACCTCGTTCCTTGAAACTCTCGATATTCTCAACGAGCAGCTCGTTAACAACCACGAGGAGCCGATTGCATTTGACCACGACTGTCGCGAAGGTATCTGTGGTATGTGCTCGCTCTATATCAACGGACACCCCCACGGCCCTGCTACTGGTGCTACCACTTGCCAGCTCTACATGCGCCGTTTCAAGGATGGCGAGACAATCACTGTAGAGCCCTGGCGCTCTGCCGCGTTCCCTGTGATAAAGGACCTCATGGTCAACCGCAATGCTTTTGACCAGATTCAGCAGGCCGGCGGCTATGTATCGTTCAACTGCGGAGGCGCACAGGATGCCAACAATCTCCCCATCTCCAAGGTCAACGCCGACATGGCTATGGACTCTGCTACATGCATCGGCTGTGGCGCATGTGTGGCTGCTTGTAAGAACGGCTCTGCAATGCTCTTCGTTTCTGCAAAGGTAAGCCAGTTCGCACTCCTGCCCCAGGGACAGGTTGAGCGCAAACGTCGCGCACGCGCCATGGTAATGAAGATGGACGAGCTCGGTTTCGGCAACTGCACCAACACCGGAGCCTGCGAGGCGGAGTGTCCCAAGTGTATCAAGATTAGCAATATCGCACGTCTCAACCGCGAGTTTATCAAGGCCAAGTGTGCCGAGTAA
- a CDS encoding fumarate reductase/succinate dehydrogenase flavoprotein subunit, whose translation MNPADSKIPEGPIAEKWTNYKAHQKLVNPANKRRLSVIVVGTGLAGASAASTLAEMGFNVLNFCIQDSPRRAHSIAAQGGINAAKNYQNDGDSVYRLFYDTVKGGDYRAREANVYRLAEVSNNIIDQCVAQGVPFAREYGGLLANRSFGGAQVSRTFYAKGQTGQQLLLGAYSSLNRQINLGKVKSYNRYEMHDVVMIDGRARGIIAKNLVTGKFERFAAHAVVIATGGYGNAYFLSTNAMGCNCSAAMACYRKGAYFANPSYVQIHPTCIPVHGDQQSKLTLMSESLRNDGRIWVPKDIEDAKKLQRGEIKGSDIPEERRDYYLERRYPAFGNLVPRDVASRAAKERCDKGFGVNNTGLAVFLDFSEAINRLGIDVVRQRYGNLFDMYEEITDVNPGEKGSEINGQVYYNPMMIFPAIHYTMGGIWVDYELQTSLKGLFAIGECNFSDHGANRLGASALMQGLADGYFVLPYTIQNYLSDQITVPCPGTDGPEFAEAEKKCVEAQNAFLKIQGKRSVDSIHKELGHIMWEYVGMGRTKEGLTLALDKLKALRKEFETNLYVPGTAEGMNNELDKAFRLKDFITMGELVAYDALNRNESCGGHFREEYQTEEGEAKRDDENYFYVACWDYQGSDEKAPELIKEPLHYEAIKVQTRNYKS comes from the coding sequence ATGAATCCGGCTGATTCCAAAATCCCGGAAGGTCCTATCGCTGAAAAATGGACCAACTATAAGGCTCACCAGAAACTCGTGAACCCCGCCAACAAGCGCCGCCTGTCGGTGATTGTGGTTGGTACAGGTCTTGCCGGCGCATCAGCCGCCTCGACTCTCGCCGAGATGGGTTTCAACGTACTTAACTTCTGCATCCAGGATAGCCCCCGCCGCGCTCACTCAATTGCCGCACAGGGTGGTATCAATGCTGCAAAGAACTATCAGAACGACGGAGACTCTGTTTATCGCCTCTTCTACGACACAGTAAAGGGCGGTGACTACCGTGCCCGCGAAGCCAACGTATATCGTCTGGCCGAGGTGTCCAACAATATCATCGACCAGTGTGTGGCTCAGGGTGTACCCTTCGCACGTGAATACGGAGGCCTTCTTGCTAACCGTTCGTTCGGTGGCGCCCAGGTGTCGCGTACATTCTACGCAAAGGGCCAGACCGGCCAGCAGCTCCTCCTCGGAGCCTACAGCTCGCTCAACCGCCAGATTAATCTTGGCAAGGTGAAGAGCTACAACCGCTATGAGATGCACGATGTGGTTATGATTGACGGCCGTGCCCGCGGTATCATCGCCAAGAATCTCGTTACAGGCAAGTTCGAACGCTTTGCAGCACACGCCGTGGTTATCGCTACCGGCGGATACGGTAACGCATACTTCCTCTCGACCAACGCTATGGGTTGCAACTGTTCTGCCGCTATGGCTTGCTACCGCAAGGGCGCATACTTCGCCAACCCCTCTTATGTGCAGATCCACCCCACATGTATCCCTGTGCACGGTGACCAGCAGTCGAAACTTACCCTTATGTCGGAGTCGCTCCGCAACGACGGTCGTATCTGGGTGCCGAAGGATATCGAGGACGCCAAGAAACTCCAGCGCGGTGAAATCAAGGGCTCTGATATTCCCGAAGAACGTCGCGACTACTATCTCGAACGCCGATACCCGGCATTCGGCAACCTCGTGCCCCGCGACGTTGCATCGCGTGCAGCCAAGGAACGCTGCGACAAGGGATTTGGTGTCAACAACACCGGTCTCGCCGTATTCCTCGACTTCTCTGAGGCCATCAACCGTCTCGGTATCGATGTCGTTCGTCAGCGCTACGGCAACCTCTTCGACATGTACGAGGAGATTACCGATGTTAACCCCGGCGAGAAGGGCAGCGAAATCAATGGTCAGGTTTATTACAACCCGATGATGATTTTCCCCGCTATCCACTACACAATGGGTGGTATCTGGGTTGACTACGAACTCCAGACTTCGCTCAAGGGTCTGTTTGCAATCGGTGAGTGCAACTTCTCTGACCATGGCGCCAACCGTCTTGGTGCATCCGCACTCATGCAGGGTCTTGCCGACGGATACTTCGTGCTTCCCTATACAATCCAGAACTACCTCAGCGACCAGATTACCGTTCCGTGCCCCGGCACCGATGGCCCCGAATTTGCCGAGGCCGAAAAGAAATGTGTGGAAGCCCAGAACGCATTCCTCAAGATTCAGGGCAAGCGCTCTGTCGACTCCATCCACAAGGAGCTCGGCCACATCATGTGGGAATATGTAGGAATGGGCCGTACCAAGGAGGGCCTCACACTCGCGCTTGACAAGCTCAAGGCTCTTCGCAAGGAGTTTGAGACCAACCTCTATGTGCCCGGCACCGCTGAAGGAATGAACAATGAGCTCGATAAGGCTTTCCGCCTCAAGGACTTTATCACGATGGGCGAACTCGTGGCCTACGATGCCCTCAACCGCAACGAAAGCTGTGGCGGTCACTTCCGTGAAGAGTACCAGACCGAGGAAGGCGAGGCTAAGCGCGACGACGAAAACTACTTCTACGTAGCATGCTGGGATTATCAGGGCAGTGATGAAAAAGCTCCCGAGCTTATCAAGGAACCCCTCCACTACGAGGCTATAAAGGTACAGACACGTAACTATAAGTCGTAA
- a CDS encoding OmpA family protein, producing MKKNILFGFAACGAMLLSANVATAQEAVAVEEVTITETEAVECGDHFYSERGANWFLQIGAGMELPMTDRIADGQEHHRHITASYNIAFGKWFSPYLAWRIGATGGAYHVDADGYNKAKYINANADLMWDMFNSFGSVKSDRFLSVIPFVGLGVSRSWGWAHDPALYTQHGAVKTRVWEFPVSVGLQLRFRLCKYVDFFAEGRYGLFGDEFDGSAIGQNVDMNLNVLGGFNINFGGREFKSFNPCDYLGYINQLNGQVNDLRGALATCGAALAAAEAQLPCPEVVAPECPDAQAPLLSTVRFTINSAKITSTETVNVYNIAQWMKANPNSNVVIKGYADKDTGTASYNMKLSERRAQNVYNMLTKEYGIPADRLTIKAEGSDSQVYDVNNWNRIVIFSQN from the coding sequence ATGAAAAAGAACATCCTTTTCGGTTTTGCTGCCTGCGGCGCAATGCTGCTTTCAGCAAATGTTGCTACCGCACAGGAAGCTGTAGCTGTTGAGGAAGTTACCATCACTGAGACTGAAGCTGTGGAGTGTGGTGACCACTTCTACTCAGAGCGCGGAGCCAACTGGTTCCTCCAGATTGGCGCCGGTATGGAGCTCCCGATGACCGACCGTATCGCTGACGGCCAGGAACATCACCGTCACATCACTGCCTCCTACAATATCGCCTTTGGTAAGTGGTTCAGCCCTTATCTGGCATGGCGTATCGGTGCTACCGGCGGTGCTTACCATGTTGACGCCGATGGCTACAACAAGGCAAAATACATCAATGCCAATGCTGACCTTATGTGGGATATGTTCAACAGTTTCGGCAGTGTGAAATCCGACCGTTTCTTAAGTGTGATTCCTTTTGTAGGTTTAGGAGTTTCCCGTTCATGGGGTTGGGCTCATGATCCCGCGCTCTACACACAGCACGGTGCCGTAAAGACCCGCGTATGGGAGTTCCCGGTATCAGTTGGTCTTCAGCTCCGTTTCCGTCTCTGCAAGTATGTTGACTTCTTTGCAGAAGGCCGCTACGGTCTCTTCGGCGACGAATTCGACGGCTCTGCAATCGGCCAGAATGTTGACATGAACCTCAACGTACTCGGCGGTTTCAACATCAACTTCGGTGGCCGTGAGTTCAAGAGCTTCAATCCCTGCGATTATCTTGGCTACATCAACCAGCTCAACGGTCAGGTAAATGATCTTCGTGGTGCTCTCGCTACATGCGGTGCCGCTCTCGCAGCAGCTGAGGCTCAGCTCCCCTGCCCCGAGGTTGTAGCTCCCGAATGTCCCGACGCACAGGCTCCTCTGCTCTCTACCGTACGCTTCACCATTAACTCTGCCAAGATTACTTCTACCGAGACTGTCAATGTATATAACATCGCACAGTGGATGAAGGCCAACCCCAACAGCAACGTTGTAATCAAGGGTTATGCTGACAAGGATACCGGTACTGCATCTTACAACATGAAGCTTTCAGAGCGTCGTGCACAGAATGTATACAACATGCTTACAAAAGAGTATGGTATTCCTGCCGACCGTCTCACAATCAAGGCTGAAGGTTCCGACTCTCAGGTTTACGACGTAAACAACTGGAACCGTATCGTAATCTTCTCTCAGAACTAA